The genomic DNA CAGCCTGCAGCTGGTCTGTCCGGAAGGCAAGTGGGGCCCGGCCCCAGACATCGCTCCCACTGCCTCAGGGTTGCccgccccgcctccccccccccaccgccactcaCCGCATCCAGCTGGGCTTCCGTTTCCTCCAGCGGCACGTTGGCTGGCAGGGGCCTGTGCTTGGCCACCATCTGGTAGAGGTTCAGGGCGGCCAGCTTGATCTGGCCAAGCTCCAGCGTGTtcctggctgctgtgttctggATGCCCGTCCAGCTGGAgtcctgccgggggggggggcacgagaTGGAGGGCCAGGCAGAGCAACACTGCCCCACTTTACCGgatgggggcggcggcggccatgtTGCCCTTTGCATGGACCTGCAGGTGCTGTGTTGCACCCCCCCCCGTAACCCCCACCTGAGACGCAAGGCGCCTTTTGCCATCTGTGCTCTAAACCATGGGCATTGCCCCTTAGGGTGCCCACCGTGACTTCCACAGAATATAAGCCGTGAAGACTTTGCACCGTCTCATACTATGCTGGCTGCACAAGCCGGGCTCTGTGCAGCCACActctgccttggtctttcagctcaacgccgagctgggggaggaggcgtccgggcagaaattcaacaagtgcaGCTTTCTCAAGCCTTGGATAGCTGCATTCCGGCCTGATGCAAGGGGCAGTGCTTCCCCCAAATGCCGACGACTAGGGTTAATGCTCAGCAGCCCCCTTGAACCCCAGCCTGCAAAAACGGGACCCACTTCTAAGGGACCTCATTCCTGTCTCTCTGGCTTGGCTAAGGCCGACCAGCCCTTGCCCTCGGGGGTctccagagctgctgccagcccaggcTCTGCACCCATGGAGGCGCTTCTGCAAGAACCAGCACATCCACAAGAAGGCTGCAACATTCATGCTGCCGCTGGGGTCTGGCTCATTTAACAGGTAGAGTGAAACATCGGAGTGTGGGGAAAGCCTTTGGTGGAATAGAAAGGTTCTTTACGGAAGGCGTCTGTTTGAATGTGCTCTGATCGGCGAAAGGGGTGGGACGTGGCCAGTTCTTGAACGTTTGCATGGGCAGTGAGAGGGCAGGGTTGTCCCTTTTCAGTCAGGCCCCGAAATTCTAGGGTCACCACCGGCCACAGGACAAACATCCAACCCGCTGCAGTCTCCAGCGGTGGGGCTCCCTCGGCCCCATGCGCTGCTGCATGGCCTCTCAGGGCCTCCCTCTGGGGGTGGCACATGATTCTGCACCCCAGCCGGGCCCTTGAGTCCCAGCTGGGGGGCGGCTGCAGTTCGGAGGGAGGCcaggaggtggcggcagtggggggcGAATCCGGCTGCCGTCCTTCCGGCCAAGGTCTTCGCCCTCAGAAGCCGCAGCCCAGGGCTGTTCACAAGCCTCTTTCTAGAGCCTTTGCAGGCCGGTGGGACAGACAGGAAAGAAAGGCATAAGTCTAAGAAGACTGTGATTGTCCAGGGTCCTGGCCGCTCCCCCCACTAGCCAAGCCAGAAGGCATTAGGCACAAAAGCCAGCGTTCCAGCATGAAGGAGGAGGGAGTGTGCCATCAGGGTCTGCCCCGTGGAGGCCTCCAGGCACTCCTGGCCCAGGCTCCGGCTGGCAGCTGCCTCCAGCTTCCACAGagctcctcgggggggggggctccctctcAGCCCCAGGGCCAGGcatgccccccccgcccggcccccTCTGGGCCAGAGAGAGAGCTACAGGGTGctgcccccgccacctcctcaccccctccagcacccgGGCGTGGGCCTGCTCCAGCTGGGCCTGCAGTTCAGCCACccggttgttctgctccaagatCCGGTTGCTGCTCTGCTCCACAAACTGCTGGAGACGGGCTTGCTCCTCCTCCAGGGCTTCGCGGCCGGCAAGCTCCCTTTGGACCAAGGCGGCCTGGGTAGCCAGCAGGGTCTGGAACCGGCCAATCAGCTCTGGGATTTCCTGGaactggagggagggagccagagtcaacaacagtgggaggggctgggatggtcccctttgctaagcagggcccaccctggtttgcatttggatgggagactccatggttgagcactgcaagatattcccatcttaggggatggggctgctctgggaagagcagaaggtcccaagtgccctccctggcagcatctccaagacagggctgagagagactcctgcctgcagccttggagaagccgctgccagtctgggtagacaatactgagctagatggaccaagggtctgactcagcatatggcagcttcctatgttccagtgtggCATCGTGGTTCAAGAGCTCAGCCtggccggctgctgctgctccttcacctggCACTGGGGTCTCTTTTgcttgggctccccccccccgctgccttgtCACCTGCTCCGTCTTTTCCAGAACCTTCTGCAGATATTGGGGGAAGACCTTATGGGCCTCCAggcgctgctgcagctgctccttgACCACGAGCAGCCGGGCCACTTCCTGCCGGAGCTGCTCGGCTTCGGCCCCCCTCTGGgccacttgctgctgctcctcacctgCCTTCTTCAGCGCCCGCCTCCGCTTGGCGTCGTTCTCCTGGCAAAGAGGGGGGTTGTGGCCACGCCCATTTCACAGCCCAAACACACATGCAGCTCCCTGCAGGGAGATgatggactaccactcccatcatccccagctgcaccgGCCAGGacctgctgtggctggggatgatgggagctgtagtccagccacaCCTTTAtagctcactcttcctccaaggggcccagagcggtgtacatggctatgatgtagatcctcacaacaaccctgtgaggtaggctaggctgagagagacatgactggcccgtCTCCCCtccttgcaagttaagcatcctcctcctacacacacacacacacacacacacacacacacacacacaatttttaacacatgggttcttcaGGGCccaaactgaactcacaagaatgtaggaATATCAAATTGGTCTATTTATGCAAACAGGCATGAGCAGAAACTTTCAACACACAACCCAACATATCCcctccccacatatttcttttcccactccctgctctgtctctaaaacacccagcacaggtcaAAATCACATCCAGCCACCTGACGCAGTGCAGGCcaacagcaaccacaccacccagggcagactgaagaggatttgggagcccccagggggtgtggacgGAGGCCCCGGACTTcgccccccaagtccaggggttagagcgcctctgctcaCAGATGTGTTCAGGGCTGTCCTTCGAGAGCCTgggcggggcctggggcaaatcagccactGTGGGACccccttccaattaattctaaCGGGGGTTGAAAGAGTAGGGCCCGGGGCGGTCGCCCTATTTGCCCCGCCCTAAGGGCAGCCCTGAATGTATTACACTCATTTAATAAATTATGCATTCACATGTGTTAGCCTAGTTTCACTCTGGTTTTCAGGGCTTCACACTggcaaacaacacacacacccccgccacacacacttcTAACCACCCTGCCCCGCCCCCGACCTTCAGAAACTTGTCAAACTTCAGGATGGCCTCCTTCAGCTGCTCCTCCTTGTGCTTTAGCTGCTGGCGACTTTGCTGCAGGGTTTCCATCTTCATCTGAAACtcctgccgggggggggaggaacatccattggggggctgggaggagaggtgcatcacccccccccacacacacagagcctttgacaaaggggcagggggaggaagacaCGTTTCTTTTGCCTTTGTGGATGCCAACTTCCCTGCCTGCCACTGTGGCTATGCCTTTAGCATCCAGCACGAGAAGGTGATCATCATGCTTCTGTCTCATCAAGCTAAGGCTAAAGGCATAAGAGCAGGGAGGTTGTTTTTTTCTGGCCATAGGGCAACCTCCTAAGCACCATATCGCCAGGTGCACCATGCCTAGGCAGGCAAGTGCAGCTAACTGCTGAACGGTGAGGAGGGGGCCCATTGGGGGCAGGACAGCTCCTTCCCACCTCCCCCTCAGTGCATGGAGTTGGGGGGGGAGATGCAGCAGTAGCAGCCCTCCCTGGAATGGGGGGAGCAGTCATgtcagaggagctgctgctgctagaccccaccacaccacaccccagGCAACAGGAGTGGGGGTTCATCCCAGAGACCCCTGGCACCTTCATTCTTGGGGAGAGGAAGCAGCTGCACCCCACGTGGGCCCTTGGCCAGTGCCTGACCCCAACAGCACCTTGATTCTCAAATGTGTAtgatgacacacacacccccaccgccaccccaccCTGGGCAGCTCTGAGCAGAAGTGGCACCAGAGAGCAAATCCATCAGCTTTCCCGCAGACCAAGGGTCCTTCCAGACAGCAGCAGAATGCACCATGTGCAAGCTCTAAAGGAGAGCTTATtcacatgggggcggggggggggggcttccagctTCTTCCCCAGGGGGATTCCATGCACTGGTCAGACCCTCAGCAGGAACCTTGCACAATTtccacagcgccacctgctggctggCTCTTCCTTCCCAAGAATAGCCCACGCTTTCTCCCATTTGCCAGGAAAGTGGGAGCTCTTTCGTCCTGGAGCCTCTGAACAGAGTGTGAATTCACACTGGGAAGGAAGCCAGGAGCCTGGgggagtgtgtggagggtgagtcagctcctctcctggagaacttGCAGATGAGCTCTTCACAGTGGTGTGTTGGGGGAGTCCTGCATGCCCCGAGGGGAGGCGAGCAAGGAGGCAACCAGCCCTAGGTTGCCTCCTTGCCATCCGGGCAGAGGCCCAGGTGGTGCCTTGGCCAAGGCAGGAAGGAGATCATCTGACAAGGCAGGAAGAAGCACATTCTCAGGtgctgcagtggggggggggggagctctgctGCACGTCTGCTCAGccccacagccgccgccgccgccattacCTCCTTCTGGGCCAGGAGGGCCTGCTCCACTTCAGCCAGCTCTCTCCGCTTCTccagcaggcagcaggcagccgGCAAAAAGCTGCCCTCTCTTTCTGGGGCTTCCCTGGCACACagagaaacaggcaggcaggcaggggtcaCACTCCCACCGTGGGGCAAAGGCCTTTGCTCACCACCCCCAGCGTCCATGGCATGCAGCCGGCTGCAGGGCAATGAGGCACCCGgcaaagtgtggggtgggggagagggagacgaTCCCGGCCATTCGGGGACCAGCCCTTCCACAGTGGGACACTATTGGGCCACTGATGGGTGTTCACTCAGAAGCAAGCCTTCCTGAGCTCAGTGGGGAGGATGGATCGCACCTCCCTGGCCAGGATGCAGAGGCCCTCGGCCAAGGAAAGCTCAGGTGACTAGTTGGCCAGGATTTACTGCATTCTTCAGCCAGGGCTGTGACTCTGCTCAGGGGTCTGGCTTCCATGACAGCCCTGTTGACACACGACATCCAATGCCCCTATAATCCGTGTGCAGTGGACACTGGGTCATTCACACATGACCTGGAACATGTGTCCAGCTGCTGTCCACGTCCTGCCTGTCCCTTGCCTTGGAAAGGGCCCCTGCCCTAAAAGGAATGCAGGCCCAACCCTCACACAGcgacatgagccatttttggaagggcggtatagaaactgaattattattaataataataatgtccagACGCCTGTCAACCCGGACGGCATCATGTCTGAAGACGACGACGACTTGGGTGATCACAGCCTCGGAGCCATGACTTGGACCTGCCCTTGTGCCACCCCACAGATCGGACGCTGGTAGCCCTCCCAACACAAACGCCCTCCACATTTCCAGGTAGGAAGACTAGGAGGACTACGACTCTCCCAagccctggagaggagagctgcctgGGGCCAGCCAGAAGGCGGAACGGAGTGCAATGAGGCAGCTTCACAGCTTCTGCAGGAGTCCCCACAACTCAGGTCCCAGGTGCTGCCATCCTTGGCTGACAGCATCTCCGGGCAGGgaaactggagagctgctgccaatcagtgtaggtaAGACTGTACTGAGCTCAGTGGCAGCTTGATAGATGCAgagattcccgccccccccccgcccccaggcttGCAACCGAAGGGTGCATCCAATGAACCCCCCCGGGACTGACTTCTGAGCAAACAAGTAAGCACTAGAGCAAGAAGCCTTTAAAACGCATTCAGGGGCCTCGTGCGAGGTCTAGGCCAACCCAATCCATTCCCAGTTTGCACTCGCCTGTGTGGTCCCTTTCTGCTCCTCCTAAGGAGCCGGGGGGGGCGCCCAAggttgctcctctccctccctcccgccccacccgagagccgcgctgcctgcaggccggccgTTCGTCGGGTAGGGCTGCGTGGTTccgcgcagctctacctgacgaatggccagcttcttccccccgccccgccccgccccgccacctTACACCAACAGCAGTTTGTCCCGGAAAGCGGCGCGCACTCTCTCCTCCAGATCCTCAGCcatctccttcttcttctccccactccctggcAGCGCCGCGAGCAGCTCCCCTGCCTGAGCCCGGCCCCGACCGGCCCCCAccgcaggcggcagcagcagctgcctgggAAACCCTCGCGGAGCgcgcgccccgccccgccccgcctgcCCGTTGCCCAGGAGACGGGCAGCACAACGTTCCACTGTTGCCATGGCCACGCGTCCTCCCGGCTGGGGGCGCGTCCGCCGGGTTGCGCTGCTGCTACccgagcaggaagaggaggaggcggcggcgagcGGGCTGGGGGGGCGGGTGCCGCTCCCCAGGTCCAGCGGCATCAAGCTCCCTTGACTGACAGCTTGCACTGCAGGCTCCTCGTTCCccggagcctgcctgcctgcctcgccCGGCCCCCGCCGCCCTGTTTgatcatcctcacaacaaccccgctAGGTCGGCCACTCAGTGCCTGGGCCACGACTAACCCCAAAGGCAGACCcagtgatggaggaggaggaggaggagaagaagaaggtcgCACACTTAGGGAGCCAGcctggagctggcgggggtggctTGCTGGAAGcggctccccgcccccacccaggaGCCAAGGCCGCCCCCGTGCAGGCAGCCGCTGCTTGGAGACCCATCCGTGGGGTCCTACAGCAATTGGCCGCCTGCTCGCCAACAAAAGGGCCTCCCCCTCCTCGGAGCAGAAGGCAAGCGCAGGAACCCGTTGCTTGGAGACAGCCTTGTCTGCAGCCGAGCGAGCTGATGGTGGCGCCATTGACTCAACCGCCTTGATCCAGCCCCCCCGTGGGTCGTGCTGTTTGTCGCTGGGTTATACAGACAGCCCCGGCTGTGGGGTTTGTCCATGCAGGTGAGAAGCTTCTGCCTGAGCCTTGCACAGCAACAGTTCAGCAGCTGGGAATGACATCTGTGGCCAAGATTTGTCTGCCACGTGGCATCAAAAGTTCCCGGCTTACATcgacataaatacataaaaataaaaatggctccctgtccccaaagggctcaccatctaagaaagaaacacaaggcagacaccaggcaccagcagcagcctctggagggatgctgtgctggggatggagagggccagttgctctccccctgctcaatcaagagaatcgccaccttacaaggtgcctcttctgttcagttagcaggaggaCAGCCGAATGAGCTAGCAGGATCAGCAGCCCAATTGCGCCTCTCTTGATGAAGCCACAGAGCACAGATGCCTGCAGAGGTGAGGTGTGGAAGACTGCACGGCCAGCGGGCTGGACTCCGGTGGGGCTAGGGAAccctgcggggggtggggtgatggagtttgtagtccagcgacatctggggacccgggtGTGAGAGCCCCTGGGGTAGGCTGCGGCCCCTCTGTTTTGCTGGGGTCATCAGCCTCAACTTGGTCTTCCTCAGCAATCAgggcagggaaagggagaggTGGCGGGGAGGCCTTTTAAGAGCCGGGATCATGGACATGTTCTTGATGTTTGCAGGAAGTCCATAAGAGAACTCAGAAACAAGAAGAGAAAAAATGTGCCGATTCCATCATGCTCATTCAGCAGGATAAACTGCGCAGAACAGCAAACATGGCAGAATTGTGCAAACTGATGATTGCCCATTTGGACTAGTTTGCACAACTcaggggaaggggcaaggggCTGTGCGGGACCCCAgagtctctccctctgctgctgaCTGGGGGTCTCATTCAGCATCCCCTCTAGCGCCTGAGACCTCACTAGGAGGAAACACCCGCAGGGACACCCCGCAGTCACAAGAGGCGGGAGGAgggtttctcaaccaccggtccgtgaggcatcactaataaaaaccagCACCAGCACCCCCCACACAAAAATGGGGGCCACagtgggagctctccagagctcattcccggGCAGGCCTCCTTGCTGCTGGCCAACTTCCTCGACATGAACATTACCCAGCAGtgggggctgcctggaaatgaactccggAGAGCTGCCCGGAATGGCTTTTGgggaggtgcctgggggtggggggggggcgacccccttactaactgctggtccaggaaacagcACATGAATAGTGTCCTGGTCCAGGACTCCCCAAGTGTTGAGCAAGACTGTTCTAGAGGCTCCTAGTCCAACCTCTGCTGCCCACTGCAGGAAGCGGCCACCGCGTCCCTGACAGGGGTCACTCCGCCTCTGCTTGAACCCTCCCCCCACGGCACGAGGCAGGCTGTCTGTCCCcctgtcttctcttctccaggctaaaccttCCTCACGTTCTGCTCAACCATAATAAGGACTAGCAGCTTGCATTTCCCCAAAGAAAGGAAGCTGGGGTTGTGCGGAAGCGAATTTCTGCCGCCTTCTGACCCTCCTGCCGGACTGCCGCCTCTCCACAGACCCGATGGCGAGGAGACCCCTCCGTTTGTCGACAAAGCCATTCACTCCGCCAGCTTGCAGCGATATGGCTGGGCAGCAAGGCTGAGCCTGACGACGTTTCCTGCTGGCTTTGGCGGGAGGGCGCTGCTGACACCCAGCCCTGCATTTGGCCCTGTCAGGTTGCGCAGGGGGAGGAAATGAAGGCTCCGGCATATCCTGTTCCTCAGCCGGCATCCGCGCCTTACCCATCATTAGTGGCAGGctgaattgcggggggggggagagggggcggcAGGCCGGACTCTGGAAGACGCAGCGCCTCCAGGCTCGAGACAGGCAACCCCCTTCGTGGGCCGCCGGGGCTGTTTCCCTACCAGACACCGTCTCCAGCTGCAAAGGACCGGGATCTAAATACGACCGTGATCGTGTTGTGGGGTGAGGAAGAGCCCCTGTGCCTAGGCAAGGGCAGGGGAATCTCTGGCGACAAGAATGGCCCCTTGCCACGACATCCGTCTGCTTACATGGCTTCGCCAACTCGCCCATCCACCTCTGGTTGCATCCCAAGAAGCCGTGGCCACCCCAGTCAGCGAGCAGCAGGCCAAGGGCTGGGCCCCCAGGCAGACGCACCGACAGTGTCCCTCCAGGTTGACTGCTGCCGTGGCTTCCCCCAGAGCATTTCGCCCGCTGCAATTTGGTGCCGCAGCCGAGGGCCCTGCTAGAGACCCTTCACCCAGGGCCTCTACAGAGGACTGCAAAAGCCaggaatggagcctccatgtaggcaggcagtatacctctgaagaTGAAACACAATGGACCCACAAATACGGATGGGTGGCCACCACCTTCAGGTCCTGCTGGTGAGCTTTGCAAAGGCATCTGTTTTAAACTGCTGAATGTTGgacgtgttttgttttgttttttaattgcattAGGTTAGTTTTGATGTCTGTAACTTAAGCCACCTTGGGGACCCTGTCAAGGGCCAAAAGGTGAGACagaaatatcatcatcatcatcatcatcatcatcatcatcatcatcatcatcatcatcatcatcacttctGAATTATCTTTCTGTTAGAGAAAATGTGGTGATCTTGGGTTGTATACTCATACATGGCGCAGTTGTCCAAGAATCTAATTTTTTTTCTTAAGAGTTCTGCAGTACATAGcattgacaacaacaacaacaattaattgTACATAACATATACAGTAAGTATTATTACAAATACGAGTATATCACTGTTCAACAAAAATTCAGAGGTttacttaaaaaaagaaatgaaatagTTCCATGTTACAAAAGCacttgcaatctaaaaaagatGACCAGAATAACCAATATTTAAT from Hemicordylus capensis ecotype Gifberg chromosome 15, rHemCap1.1.pri, whole genome shotgun sequence includes the following:
- the CFAP73 gene encoding cilia- and flagella-associated protein 73: MAEDLEERVRAAFRDKLLLVEAPEREGSFLPAACCLLEKRRELAEVEQALLAQKEEFQMKMETLQQSRQQLKHKEEQLKEAILKFDKFLKENDAKRRRALKKAGEEQQQVAQRGAEAEQLRQEVARLLVVKEQLQQRLEAHKVFPQYLQKVLEKTEQFQEIPELIGRFQTLLATQAALVQRELAGREALEEEQARLQQFVEQSSNRILEQNNRVAELQAQLEQAHARVLEGDSSWTGIQNTAARNTLELGQIKLAALNLYQMVAKHRPLPANVPLEETEAQLDAVQLCMQDLAEILADFRRRETLPAPARPEPTTAPRPAPRLEPG